The nucleotide window AGAATCGAGTGCAGAACATGGAGGGCTTTGAATGCCAGGATAAGGCACTTGTGAATAATTTAGTAATCCATGAGAGAGACATTTAAGGATTTTAGGCCAGAGAGTGGACAGATCAGAACTTCCCCTTTAGGAAGATTCATTTGgagataatgaataaaaataattcagaattcCATGCAGAAAGACCCTAGAAGTGGCAGTCTAGCCAGGAGTGCACTACAATACTCTAGGTGGAAGAGAATTGGGATTTAAGCTAGAAATGTAGTTTATAGAAAACTGTGAACCTAATTGAGAAAGTCTGTGTCTATGAGATTCACAGCTGAGTGAATACAGGGAATGAGGCAGCCATGTGCTTCAGGGtaatatttgcagaaataattCAAGAAGAGAAGTCAATATGAGAATGGAATTGGAAACAGAAAATGAGGAGTTCAGCTTTGAGAACATTGACTTTTTAAGACAAATGGGCCATTTGGTGGAGTTATCCAGGCAATGAAGCCTTTGGATAAATGACCCGAGATCTCCAACATAGCTACCATTTTAGAGGTCTAGGAAATGTAGACCTAGAGTTTGGGAGAAAAGTAGAAGGTCACTATGAGCAAAACTTGGACTTCTTCATGTAAATGTAAGTAAAGTTGTGGAAGTAGATGAGATCACCtaaggagaatgaaaaagagtcCCAAGATGGAAAACTGGATAAAAGTTGGCAAGGGACACAGACACAAATGATCAGATGGGTAAGGAGAAGAACCAGGAAAAAAGTGACAGAAGTTGAAGATGGAGGGGACAAAATTGCATGCAGTTAAAGAGTGAGGAAGTGATAGCAATATTCAACAGTAAAGCAGAGGAAGGAATTAGAATAATGAAAAGGAGGCagaactctgttttctttttgggaaaaCAGACACGATTCAAGCATGTTTTCAGAAAAGGGCAAGAGGCTAATTGAGAGAAACTAAAAAGGTAATtcgttttgtttctgtttatttatttttgagagagagacacacacacacagagcgtgagtgggggaggggcagagagagagagagtgaatccgaagcaggctctgcactgccagggtagagcctgatgcagggcttgaactgtgagaccgtgacttgagccgaagtcagacacttaatgaactgagccacccaggttctgcTGTAATTATCCATTTTAAAGAGAAGATAAAGAATTAAAGTCTCAGGGGAGATCATTAGatcaagagggagagaaacagatgtGTTGAAGGGGAAATTGTACAGAGAGATTTTGAAGTAgttaaacatttaaggaagtcACGTTGAATGTCCTTGCTTTTCTGCAGTCAATCTTTTGGGAATAAAAAGGATGGCAGGGTGGGATAGAGAATCTAGGAAAGGTGGGGGTAGAAACAGCACTATAGAAAATAGCAATGATTCCTAAAAGATCTAAGATTAGATAGGTATGGATTTGTAGTAGTCTTAATCACCATGGCTTTGTGACTTTGGTCAATAACTCCTGGCTGTCTTGATATGGAGAAAACAGCCAGCCTGTTAATAAGGACAAAGGACTGGTAAAGAAGGAACAGTGGAGGGAAGACAATGAGGAAGTCCATATTGGTTTGCCAGTTTGTTGAAATACCTGACCATAGCATCGAGGCTCTCTAGCAAGGACGGAATAGAAAGGCGATGGAGAACTGGGCATGACACAGAGGAAGCTCAGATTTGGTGGGGATGCTAAGAGGCAGAAGAGTAGGAGGTCATAGTGAGGGGAATTTGAGGGTGTATCTAGGAAGGTGGAGAAATTGCAGGTTACGACAAGCTCTAGCTTATAATTGTAATTGATGGTAGATATGCAGGGATATAAAGTCACTGACTTTGATGTAATCAAGCACACGTGAAGTCACAAATGTTGAAGTCTCAGAGCATAATGATAGGGAAGGGGGTTAGGACAGGGTGACTGTGACCCATAGTCATAGGTGGGAATGAGCTATACGTCTCCAACGTATGTATTTAAACACATAAGTCACCACATTGTGTGCCTTACATTGTGTAGAAAAACTACAGTATTAGGTAAGTATGTATGACACCAAATGGGTTGTACTCATAAGTGTTTAAAAGATCATTTCTAGCTGAGCTGGGCAAGGAATGTTTCAGACAAGGCGGAACCTGAACCCAGACCCTAAGGATGAATAGGAAGGTTGGAGAttggcagagggtgggggaggaaaggaagacaatTTAGAGGACAACCTTATCTTATAAAAGGTTAGAGGGTAACTGAAGACaatggaagagggagagggaaactaTAGCAAGGGTAACAATTTCctagggggagagagagcctgCTAGCCCAATCTGTAGTTTTGAAAATCTCCCTAAGGACAGTCTATAAATAAGGCTAATCTAGGAACCTGTGTGGAAGCAGCAAACCATGAAGCTGTTCAGGTTGCCAGGGTCCTGAGGAGACTTGTAAGTCATAGTCAAGTGTTGGGGTTTCATGAGGACACAGGGGAACCTGATTTCAAGCAGGAAAATTGTACTGTTAGACGGGATTTGTAAAGACTTAACTGGAGTAGCTGGGTGGAGAGTGGACTGGAGGAAAGGCGAGACCAGCTGGACATCTGCCTGTGGTAGGCCAGGTGAGACTTGAGGCCTGATCAAAGGCAGAAGCCATGTAAATGAAGGAGCCGAAGAGACAAATGATACCAGAGGTGGGGAATAAAGATGAGAGAACCAAGGATGAATCCCAGGTACCTGAGTGAAGTGCCATTTACAGAGAAGCAAATCCAAGAAGAGGCAATTGGAGGGAAGAAAGTAAGGAGAGAAGAAGACCTAAACTTCTtaccttttggggtttttttcttgcttatgTGTGACTGTTTCGGGTCAGGAcctaaatatatttacagtatggGATGGGATATCTGGGAATAACACTGTACAACTTGCCAATGCATAAGCTACTTTCTACAGAAGAAtggccataaaaacaaaaacaaaaacaaaaaacgtgaGACTGCAGAAATATCTGGGTCTCTTAAGCTCTATCATCTCCTTGCCTCCTTAACAAACTTATACTCTTAGAACTGGCCCGAAGTGTAGCCTGAGGAAAGGAGCTAAGTGATCAAAATAATAGTTaaagataaatttcaaaaaaggaaaaacatgttggggcgcctgggaggctcagtctgttaagcatctctccccctccctcctctgcccctctcctgcttgtgctctctcaaagtgataaacttaaaaaaaaaaaaaaaagattatctttttctccctctgtccctctcccccacctgcttgtatgtgctctaaaattaaaaaaaagaaaattatgaggaAAATCATAACTTACACAAATGATGGAACTAATAAGGTATTAAACTGGCTCAAAAGAGAatctgaaggggcacctgggtggctcagctggtttaagcgtcatgatctcacagttcgtgaatgtgagccccacatcaggctctgcaccgacagcgtgggggctgcttgggattctctctctctctccctcgctggATCTCCACCgctcagagagaaaggaaagaaagggaaggagggaaggagggaaggaaggaaggaaggaaggaaggaaggaaggaaggaaggaaggaaggagaaagaaggtgaaagaaggagaaagaaggaaagaaaggaggaaagaaagaaaaagacaggaaggaagaaaggaaggaaggaagaaaggaaggaagaaaggaaacagaaagaaaggaaaaggaaagaaaagaaaaaaagaggaaaaaaaaagaaacccttctGAAGGGGTAAAAGTCCCTAGATTCCTGAGTTTCTAAGGTAAGTTCAGATAAAATTTGCTCTATACTTAGGGAGGTTCAAGTAAGTTGAGAAAAACAAAGTGGTGGACAGACTatattcagggggaaaaaactaCACAGAACATGTCTGTTTAAAGAGCTCTTTTGGAGTACTTGATCCCACCCCCCAAAGTTGAATCTACTTTTTTACTATTTGGAATATAAAGGAAACTGATGGCATTGAGTTGGACTGCTAGAAATAGGAGATTTCTGCCAGGAAGTGACCCTCACTTTGTCTGACTTGCATTCTGAGATAATTGTACTGCTTCCTGGGAGAGATAGCTCCCTTTCTCACTTAAAACACAGTCATCCATGTCTGGTCTCTTTCCATTGGAACTCACTGGGGAGAAAAGGCAGACAGACCAAAGTCTTGGAAAGAACTGGGGACACAGGAACAGAGATTCATGTACACATGTAATAGataataggaaaatattaaaaaaataagttctacCTAAGTTGTTTCAGcattaaaacaatctttttattatttagagtaaaacatttttaaatataatatgagTGAATATATGTCTACAGTTCTTTTAAGAACTGTGGAAAAGGGGAAGaacaaaatttttatcttttaattagaATCCTTTTTAGAGTTGTTAAAATTTGATGTCAGAAAACATACAATAAGAGTATTTAAAGTgttatacaaaaacaaaaaacccattagccagaatttttttaaattttttttaagtttatttatttttgcagagacagacaagagcatgagtgggggaggatcagagagagagggagacacagaatctgaaacaggtgtcagcacagagcccgacgcggggctcaaactcacagacagcgagatcatgacctgagctgaagtcaggtgctcaaccaactgagccacccaggtgctccttattTGCTCACTTAAATGTGAGTTCTTGGGAGCTGAAATTGTGTCCTACACAACTTTTTATTGTCAGCACCTAGCAAGTGCCAGTTTTGGCACTTATAAGAGCCAAATTTGTAAGTACTCAATATTTTTGGGATGAACGAATTACAAGCAATAAAATATCAAGCAGTGTTCTCAAATTTTGACATGCAAGTTTTTGGagactgtttattcatttttttaatgtttattcattttttgagagagacagagcatgaatggaaaaggggcagagagaggaagacacagattcagaagcaggttccaggctctgagctgccagcacagagcccaacgcagggcttgaactcacaaactgcgagatcgtgacctgagccaaagttggaagctcaaccaactgagccacccagtcgcccctggaGACTGTGTTTAAAGTGCAGCTTCCTAAGCCTCTAACCCTAGAGAATGATTTACTAGGAACTTAGTTTTCGTAaggtacccccccacccccaccccgcaagGTGATTTCAGTGCAGTGCTCTTGGCACCATGTTTTGAGAAACACTGTATGAAGGATGACTTATGTGAACAAtgttttgtttgaaataaaaagaacaggaagTATAAACAATCCTAGTATATACGTTTCTTATTATTCCTTGTGCTGTAGACATTATAAAGAAGGGAAGAACAATAAGCCTGTTATAAGCACAGTTATCTTTTTTGTAGAAGCCACTTTTAGGTAACAGGCTTGAACAATGGAAACTTGAGCAAGGCCAAAGGGTCCACAGCCTGACCAGTTGACTGAATACAGACAGGCCCATCAGGCAACCCATCTCAAAATATCCGCAGGCCCTAACTAACCAATGGGCTACTCACAACCAGGCACAGGTACCAAAACAAGGGAAAATTCCATGGTCCCCATATCTCCTTACCTCCCCCACTTTAAAAacagcccccacccactgcctcctGGCAGACAGTCTCTACTTTGCTCCCTAGTGGTATATTCAAGAAACTTCTATCCCGATTCTTCTGCCTCAGGTGAATCCTTCCACAGCCTGCGCCCCAGGCTTCCACCTGATTGGGTCGCCCTACATTTGGGTGCCCCCATCTGATTGGGAGAGATGCCACACTTTCACATGTTGTTAACTCTGTTACAGTTAGGTAGGTTACCTGTGTTTCCAACTTTATACTTCCAGCTCTTAAGTAAGTTTCAGTGTCACTTGCAAGTAGATATGAATAGGGCAGAACATAATCCTTTTCTTGATGAAAAATGGTGTAATTGGGTAAATTATTTTGATTGAGATGGAGACACTATTCAGACTACAACATTAGCTGGTGTTCAGGTTAGCCTTGATGTATGCCCTGCCTATATACGTTACGATTCTATTTGTCTATCTCTAATATTCTATACAGGATGAAACAGGCTGGTCTCCTGGTGTAAAGGGGGGAGTGTTACTGGCCTTGTGTGGAAAGTTCTTATTTCTAGTTAAAATAATTGAAGTTGTAAAACCAGAAAaccaataattatttattatacagAAATGTGAAAACCCTATGCATTAAAGAAGGTGTTTTGCAGAGAATACTATACAGATTCAAACTGAAGACATTCTCATTGAgatacaacataaaaataaacactgaccAAGTGTTGCAAGAAAGAACTCGACTTCTACCCCCCAATCAAGCTGACACTTTCCAGAACAAAACCTGGTTCAGAAAGGAAAACTAAGCCACGTAGAGACAACACATGGACTGCTTTTGTACTTTCAGAGTGCCAAACTGAAGCTCTACTCAGCTGCACGTTTAGAACTCATTTCATGCTAAAATTCGTATTTCTAGTCATATAAGCAATacctgaaagtgaaaaacaaaaacaatgattgTTGATTTGGGGAATTCCGTGGGGCTACACAGGTTTGGGGGAGGAGATCAAAGTTACAATCATTCATTCGTTTCAGATCAGGAAGAGTTGATATCAGGTCTGGGTTGTCTGTATGAGCCCTTTGACAGCCTGCTTCTCTGTAATGGTCAAAAGCTGAGTGTAGAtctccatgttgagtgtagagattaaataaacaaatcttaaaaaaatatttgcatagtaAATGCCTGAATTTAGCACAACTTGGTGCCTGTCCTCTTTATATTCTCAAATAGTAGACTTTATGTCAACATGCATTTCATACCAAATTGCCcatcaaaatagtatttttcttaatcttctcTTAGCACTCACTACTGAAttgaaaaaactgaaaagtttTGAGAGATTTGGCTAGAAAGATGGTTATATTGAAACAAGACTAATGACTAGGAGGTTATCTATGGACTAAATACAGACAAAACTACTTCTAGAACCCTTAAATATGGACAGAATCTATCAATTTATGAAGGAAGCCAAAAACAGGGAACAAGAAGATCTGGAGTTTAGATACACTGTCTGGACTCAGGATGCTGCTATTAGGCAACTGAAATTTATAATTCCCTCAATTTGATCAGAGCAGAGACATATAGAGTAAATCTGGAGGAATCAGGACAATCATGAGCTAAAGGGTGGAAATTCTCATGCCACCTCCCTCCCTTATAAATTGGAATGCTGATTGTATGAAGGACGTGGCTGAGAGacccatttttttcattcagactTTTGCCCTGATGAATGAGGGAGTAGGATAATGCTAAGAGAGAGTACAGAACATATTTCTGATTCTAGGACTGTGAGAACCAGGTAAGCAAATTTGCAATATTCTCATTAGGTTAGAAAAGGAAAGCTGAAAAATCATTAGTGGGACATATAATCCCAGAGACCATCTGCTCCaaaaattagttttgtttctaCTGCCCAGACAGTTATTTCAATAACTACAATCCTTAGTAGAGTCTGAGAGACAAAGACTGTGAAAACGTgtatttaagatagaaaacagggcgtctggctggctcagttgatagagcatacaactcttagTCTCAGGGTAATGAGCTCAAGTCCCATATTGGATGTGgagtccacttaaaaaaaaaaaagagatagaaaacaaaccTTAGAAATCTTAATTAATGGTTTGCTCTACATCTCATTCACATTTTGTGGCTGGAGAACTCCAAATCCCACTTAGATATTCCTGTTTATCCAAAAGCACACTGGATGGAAGCAAACCAGGAATGAGAGAAAGTGAtaattgcgtgtgtgtgtgtgtgtgtgtattcacctAGTTTATTCACCTCTGCAGTGGAAATTTAGGGAGAAATAAAGTCTGCTTACAATGGTCAAGGTTTATGGAGAAGCCCTGAAGTTGGCTCTCCCCAAATCATAAGTCTGattcaagagaaggaaaaaaaaatacaaacaaaaaacgaTGAAAAACATCTCATCACACAAAACTCCGTGTGGTGTCTCTGACAGTCACGAGCCAgcaggggaaaaaggagaaatccaCCCACTGGCTTTAGGATTTATTGAAGGCTGCCAGCACAGCCCAGATCATCTCTGTGGCACTGTGCTTTGTCCCCTCCACTTCAGGGTCCAGTTCTACTAAGTCCTTGGCTCGATTCATTGCCACATCATACCTGTCATCTGTCAGAGAGGAGAAGACATTCTCTAGCACGTCAGAGGAGTGGGCCAGCACCAGGAGCGCTAGTGTTCGTTTGTCCATACGCTGGGGGTCATTCACCCACCGCTCTAGGACACTATCTTGAAGTTTTTTCACTAGTCGCTGTTTCTCTGTTGTATTGGTCACTGGATGAGTAGTCATGTCAAATAGGAGGAAATTCTGCTTCTCTGTGGTTAGAATACCCTTCTCTACTAGGTTCTTTGCAATTCGTTCTCTCACATTTCTCAGTTGGTACTGTAATTTGAAGGGGTTCCAGGTCTCACCTTTgggaaaaaacaaatggaagactTGAACAATACGCTAAGCCAACTAGACCTAACAAGACATCTgcagaacattccaccctaaCAGCATACCCTTCTCAAGTACACGTGGCATACTCTACAGGATAGACCATTTGCTAGGCCATAAAATCAGCCTTAATAAAAGGACTGAAAACATACAAAGTATGCTATCCAACCACaatagaattaaactagaaattaaataCAGGAGACAATTTGggaaattcaaaaatatgtggaaattaaacaacaaactCCTAAATAACCAATGGGGTCAAAGAAATCACACTCAACTCTGAGTTGAATGAAAACTTATGCGATGTAGCTTAAACCAGTGCCAAGAGAGAAAGATATGACCCCAAATGGTATGTtagaaaagatattaaataaatcaataacctaacttctactttaaaaaactaGACAAAGTAGAACACAATAAACAcgaaggaagcagaagaaaggaaataatagagattagagaGGAGATAAatagaaacaatgaaaacaatagaggaaatcattaaaatcaaAGGTTGGTtcattgaaaagatcaacaaattgACAAAcctaaaatgacaaagaaaaaagagagaagagtcaaATCACTAACATTAGGAATTAGAGAGGAAACATCACTACTgaccttaaagaaataaaaatggcagggggtgcctgggtggctcagtcggttcagtatccgactccagctcaagtcatgatctcacagttcgtgagttggagccttgctTCAGGATtcattccctcttcctctctctctctccctctgccccctgtgggattctctctctctccctctgcccctcatgagatgctctctctctctccccctctctgcccccccccaaaaaagtaaataaaaaaaaatcaaattgaattTCTATTCATTAGcaacaatctgaaaataaattttttctcaatttttgtagttgttttctTACAATTATActcataatagcatcaaaaagaacaaaatagttaGGACTATATTTAACAAAAGTAGTATAAGACTTACACaagaaatatctaaataaatggaaaggcatccatgttcatggattagaaaacctgatgttattattattgtttttaatttttattttatttttgagagagagacagagcacgagtgggggagggcagaaagagagagggagacatggaatctaaagcaggatccaggctctgagctgtcagcacagagcccaatgcggggctggaacttatgggctgcgagatgatgacctgagctgaagtcggacacttaaccaactgagctacccaggtaccccagaaaatttagtatttttaagaTAGCAATATTCCCCAAATTGATCTGCAGATACAATATAATTCCTATTAAAATCctaccttaggggcacctgggtggctctgtcggttaaatgttcaactcttgatttcagctcaggtcatgatctcatggttcgtgagtttgagccctgtgttgggctccgcactgacagtgcaaagcctgcttgggattctctctctctctccctctctaaacaaataaacttaaagaaaaaaaaacaaaaaagaaaaaaaaaacactactttGCTTGATTGccgaaactgacaagctgattctataATTCATACGGAAATGCAAAAGACCCAGCATGgccaaaaaaatattgaaaaggaacaataaagttggaggactcacatttcctgatttgaaAACTACTACAAAACTAGAATAATCAGGgagcctatgtggctcagttggttaagtatctgacacttggtttcacctcaggtcctgaactcacgtttcatgagttcgagccctacattggccttcctgctgatggtgtggagcctgcttgggattctctctctccctctctctctctgcctctcccctgctcactctctgtctctcttgaaatgaataaataaacttaaaaaaccaaacactACAATAATCAAGAGAGTGCataggggttgcctgggtggctcagttggttaagcgtctgagtttggctcaggtcatgatcttgtgctttgtgatttcaagccctgcatcaggttctctgctgtcagtgcagagcctgctttggatcctctgtcctcctctaggtgcccctcccctacctattctctctctctctcagaaataaatattaaaaaaaaaaaacacaaaacagtgagagagagagagagagagagagagagaataagaatagacatagagaggggcacctgggtggctcagtcacttaagcatccagctcaggtcatgatctcatggttggtgggtttgagccccgtgttgggctctgtgctgacagctcagagcctggagcctgctttgggttctgtctctgtctatctgtccctcccctgcctgtgcatgCACGCatcctccctcccgccctccctctctctctctctctctctttctctctctctgtctctcataaataaataaataaataaataaataaataaataaataaataaataaataaataaataaataaataaataaaat belongs to Felis catus isolate Fca126 chromosome C1, F.catus_Fca126_mat1.0, whole genome shotgun sequence and includes:
- the GOLPH3L gene encoding Golgi phosphoprotein 3-like; protein product: MTTLTHRARRTEVGKNSEKKVESEEDTNQDKSPDNEDSGDSKDIRLTLMEEVLLLGLKDKEGYTSFWNDCISSGLRGGILIELAMRGRIYLEPPTMRKKRLLDRKVLLKSDSPTGDVLLDETLKHIKATEPTETVQTWIELLTGETWNPFKLQYQLRNVRERIAKNLVEKGILTTEKQNFLLFDMTTHPVTNTTEKQRLVKKLQDSVLERWVNDPQRMDKRTLALLVLAHSSDVLENVFSSLTDDRYDVAMNRAKDLVELDPEVEGTKHSATEMIWAVLAAFNKS